From the Pontibaca methylaminivorans genome, the window AACATCTCGTTTATGTTCAACCAGACGCTTGGCCTTTTCGATGACCATTTCGCTCACCGCGACGTGACGTCCGGCGGGTTCGTCGAAGGTCGAGGAAATCACCTCTCCCTTGACCGAACGCTGCATGTCGGTGACCTCTTCGGGCCGCTCGTCGATCAGCAGGACGATCAGATAGCACTCGGGATGGTTCTTTTCGATCGAGTTGGCGATGTTCTGGAGGATCACCGTCTTCCCCGACCGCGGCGGCGCGACGATCAGCGACCGCTGCCCCTTCCCGATCGGAGCAACGATGTCGATCACCCGCGCCGTTTTGTCCTTGATGGTCGGATCCTCGATCTCAAGCGTCAGGCGCTCGTCGGGATAAAGCGGCGTAAGGTTATCGAAAGCGATCTTGTGCCGGGCCTTGTCGGGTGATTCGAAATTGATCAGTGTCACCTCGGTCAGCGCGAAATAGCGTTCGCTGTCATCCGGGGCGCGGATGACCCCCTCGATCGTATCGCCCGTGCGCAGGGAATGCTGCCGGATCATGTCTGGCGAGACATAGATATCGTCCGGACCGGGGAGATAGTTCGCCTCGGGCGAGCGCAGGAAGCCGAACCCGTCCTGCAGCACCTCGATCACCCCGTCGCCCGAGATCTGCCAGCCCTCGTCCGCCCGCTCGCGCAGGATCTGAAACATGATCTCGCCCTTGCGCATGGTCGAGGCGTTCTCGATCTCGAGTTCCTCGGCCATGGCCAACAGGGACTTCGGGCTTTTTGCCTTGAGATCGGAGAGATTGAGCGTTTCGATGGTTTCGACGGTTTCGGCAGTCATGAGCATGCAACCTTCGTGCGGTCCCCGGGATTTGGGGTGGGTGATGCTGGAACGGGGAATTCGGCCGCCCGGCCGGGCGGTTTGGCCGCCTCGGTATCGCAGACGGACGGCAAAGTCAAATCCTCAGAAGCGCAGCACCACCGCGACCACGATCACGACCATCAGCACGGTCGGAACCTCGTTCATCAGGCGATAGCGGCGACCGCTGAGCGTCGCCCTGCCCGCAAGCAGAAGCCGCCGCTGCCCGGCAAGCCAGAAATGGAACCAGCTCATCGCCAGTACCCCGCCGGCCTTGACCCAGGGCCAGGCCAGGCCCCAGTCAACGATGCCGGGTGTAAAGACCAGTGCAAGACCGAACAGCCATGTCGTGATCATGGCCGGGTTCATGATCATCTTCAGCAGCTTTTCTTCCATCATCGCAAAGACGCTGCCGAGCCCCGCGACATCCGGTCCCTGCTCCACGTGGTGAACGAACAGCCGGGGAAGATAGAACAGCCCCGCCATCCACGAGATCACAGCCATGATATGGATCGCCTTGGTCCAAGGGTACAGCGCGCTCAGGACATCGCCCATGTGATTTTCCGCATTGAGTGGCTCTCATGTAAATAAGTTTTTAAGAGAAAGTATGTTGGTTTTATAGAGGGCGCCCGCCCTGTGGATCCTCGGCTTCCCCCGTCTCTGTCCACAGGTGGAAAATTCTGTCCCGGGTTCGGGCCGCGTCAACGGGAAACGAAGCTTTCATATTTGTTAACAGAAGGTTAACCTGACATCGGGCGGCAGGCCCCTGTGGATAAGAGCGGGGAATCCCCTGCGGGAGATCGTTCGTCCCGCGCCGCGACTTGTCCTTTCGCACAGGGTATAAGGGCAGGTCGCGCGGAATGTAAGTTTGCCGTTTCGGGGAGATTGCCGGCTCATGCCCAAATGCCGCACAAAGCGCGCTCCTTTTGTCGCAAGGTTGTCCACATGGTTGTTCCGCTGATCCTCGCCTCGGGCTCTTCGATCCGTGCCGCGCTGCTGCGGCAGGCGGGGCTTGTGTTCACGGTGGTGCCCGCGGAACTGGACGAAGCGCGGATAAAGCGTGGCCTGGTCGGGCAGGACGCTGCGCCGGCCCGGATCGCGGCGACGCTCGCCACCGAAAAGGCCCTGGCGGTGAGCCGGCAGCATCCCGATGCCCTCGTGATCGGGTGCGATCAGGTGCTTGACCACGGCGGGCGGCTTCTGTCCAAGCCGGCCGATCCCCGTGAAGCGCGCGAACAGCTGACAACCCTGCGCGGGACGCAACATCGGCTGACGACCGCCGCCGCAGTTGCCTGCGGTCAAAAGGTGATCTGGACCCAGATCGGCGAGGTCGGCTTGCATATGCGGCTGCTCTCGGACAATTATCTTGACGATTACATTGCCCGCAACTGGCACAGCATCCGCGAGGCGGTCGGCGCATACAAGCTCGAGGAAGAGGGCGTGCGCCTGTTTACGGCGATCCGGGGGGATTATTTCCATATCCTCGGACTGCCTATGCTCGAACTGGTCGGTTTTCTCGTTGACGAAGGGGTGATCGAACAATGAACGAGACCCGGATTCCTCTGGCCGGCGTGATCGGTGATCCGATCGCGCATTCGCGTTCGCCGCAGATCCATCTTCACTGGCTGCAAAAGCATGGCATCCGGGGCTATTATGTGCCGATGCCGGTCAGGGGCGACGATCTTGCCGAGGTTCTGCGCACCCTGCCGCGCATGGGTTTCGTCGGTGTGAACGTGACCATCCCGCACAAGGAGGCGGCGCTTGCCATCGCCGATCAGGTCAGCGACCGGGCCGCGCTGATCGGTGCCGCCAATACCCTGAGCTTTGACACTGACGGGCATATTCATGCCGACAATACGGACGGCTACGGGTTTATCGAAAACCTGCGCAGCGGCGCGCCCGGCTGGCGGGCCGACAGCGGCGATGCCGCGGTGCTGGGCGCGGGCGGCGCGGCGCGGGCGGTGCTGGCGGCGCTCATAGATGCGGGTGTGCCGAAAATCTGGCTGATGAACCGCACCCGGGCGCGTGCCGAAAGCCTGCGGGCCGAACTGGGCGAGCGTATCGAGGTCGAGGACTGGGCCGAGGCCGGAAACGTGATCGAGGACTCGGCGCTTGTCGTCAACACGACGTCGCTCGGCATGACCGGACATGCGCCGCTGCGGGTGCCGCTCGACGGGCTCGGCCCCGATCATGTGGTGACGGACCTTGTCTATGCGCCGCTGCGGACCCGCCTGCTGGACGAGGCCGAGGAGGCCGGCGCTACGGTCGTCGATGGGCTCGGCATGCTGCTGCATCAGGCCGTTCCCGCGTTTGAGCGCTGGTTCGGCATCCGCCCCGAGGTGGACGAGGCCGTGCGCCGGGCCGCGCTCGCATGAGCTATCGTCTGGGGCTCACCGGTTCGATCGGCACGGGAAAAAGCACCACAGCCGCGTTCTTTGCCGAGGAAGGCTGCGCCATCTGGGATGCGGATGCCGCGGTGCATCGCCTTTACGCCGAGGGTGGCGCGGCGGTCACGCCGATGGCCGCGGCCTTTCCCGAGGCGGTGCGGGACGGCGCCGTCGATCGTGCCGAATTGCGCCGGATCATCGCCGGCGACCCCGGCGCCCTGAAGCAGGTGGAGGCCATCGTTCATCCGCTGGTGCGGCAGGACCGCGCCGGGTTCGCGCCGGATGCCGCGATCATCGTCTATGACATTCCGCTGCTTTACGAGACCGGCGCCGAGCAGGAGATGGACAGCGTCGTCTGCGTGCTTGCACCCCCCGAGGTCCAGCAGCAGCGCGTGCTTGCACGGGGCACCATGACCCTTGAAGAATTTCACCAAATCCGGGATGCGCAGCTTTCGGCCGAGGAAAAATGCGCCCGGGCGGATCATGTGGTCGTGACCGATACGCTCGAACATGCGCGCGAACAGGTCCGGCGGATCCTGCATGACATAAGGACAACCACTGCCGATGCGTGAGATCGTTCTTGATACCGAAACCACCGGGCTCGACCCCTTTACCGGCGACCGGATCGTCGAGATCGGCTGTATCG encodes:
- a CDS encoding Maf family protein, which produces MVVPLILASGSSIRAALLRQAGLVFTVVPAELDEARIKRGLVGQDAAPARIAATLATEKALAVSRQHPDALVIGCDQVLDHGGRLLSKPADPREAREQLTTLRGTQHRLTTAAAVACGQKVIWTQIGEVGLHMRLLSDNYLDDYIARNWHSIREAVGAYKLEEEGVRLFTAIRGDYFHILGLPMLELVGFLVDEGVIEQ
- a CDS encoding CopD family protein, with translation MGDVLSALYPWTKAIHIMAVISWMAGLFYLPRLFVHHVEQGPDVAGLGSVFAMMEEKLLKMIMNPAMITTWLFGLALVFTPGIVDWGLAWPWVKAGGVLAMSWFHFWLAGQRRLLLAGRATLSGRRYRLMNEVPTVLMVVIVVAVVLRF
- the coaE gene encoding dephospho-CoA kinase (Dephospho-CoA kinase (CoaE) performs the final step in coenzyme A biosynthesis.) translates to MSYRLGLTGSIGTGKSTTAAFFAEEGCAIWDADAAVHRLYAEGGAAVTPMAAAFPEAVRDGAVDRAELRRIIAGDPGALKQVEAIVHPLVRQDRAGFAPDAAIIVYDIPLLYETGAEQEMDSVVCVLAPPEVQQQRVLARGTMTLEEFHQIRDAQLSAEEKCARADHVVVTDTLEHAREQVRRILHDIRTTTADA
- a CDS encoding shikimate dehydrogenase, whose translation is MNETRIPLAGVIGDPIAHSRSPQIHLHWLQKHGIRGYYVPMPVRGDDLAEVLRTLPRMGFVGVNVTIPHKEAALAIADQVSDRAALIGAANTLSFDTDGHIHADNTDGYGFIENLRSGAPGWRADSGDAAVLGAGGAARAVLAALIDAGVPKIWLMNRTRARAESLRAELGERIEVEDWAEAGNVIEDSALVVNTTSLGMTGHAPLRVPLDGLGPDHVVTDLVYAPLRTRLLDEAEEAGATVVDGLGMLLHQAVPAFERWFGIRPEVDEAVRRAALA
- the rho gene encoding transcription termination factor Rho gives rise to the protein MTAETVETIETLNLSDLKAKSPKSLLAMAEELEIENASTMRKGEIMFQILRERADEGWQISGDGVIEVLQDGFGFLRSPEANYLPGPDDIYVSPDMIRQHSLRTGDTIEGVIRAPDDSERYFALTEVTLINFESPDKARHKIAFDNLTPLYPDERLTLEIEDPTIKDKTARVIDIVAPIGKGQRSLIVAPPRSGKTVILQNIANSIEKNHPECYLIVLLIDERPEEVTDMQRSVKGEVISSTFDEPAGRHVAVSEMVIEKAKRLVEHKRDVVILLDSITRLGRAFNTVVPSSGKVLTGGVDANALQRPKRFFGAARNIEEGGSLTIIATALIDTGSRMDEVIFEEFKGTGNSELVLDRKIADKRVFPAIDILKSGTRKEDLLVDKGELQKTFVLRRILNPMGTTDAVEFLLTKLKQTKTNSEFFDSMNT